The following is a genomic window from Salinibacterium sp. UTAS2018.
TCGGCAACCGGTGCCGGGGTCGGTGCGCTGGGCATCGGGGTCTTGGGCTTAGGCGTCGCTTTCGCGGCAGCCTTGGGCGCGGCCTTCGGAGCAGCCTTGGGCTTCTCTTCTGCGGCCGGAGCCTGTGCTGCGTCAGCCTCGAGTGCAGCCTTTAGCCGTCGGGCGACGGGGGGCTCAATGCTCGAAGATGGGCCCTTAACGAATTCGCCCATTTCTTTGAGCTTCGCTAGGGCAGCCTTGCTATCGACGCCAGCTTCGGCGGCGACTTCGTGTACGCGTGGTTTTGCAGCCACTTTTCTCCTGTCTGGGTCTGCTCCCAGACAGGGGCAGACCACTAATTACGGACGGAACTCATTTCGAGCCGCTCATTAGTTGTCCATAGGTCAATCAGCCTGTTCGTTAGGGGACATCGGTTGATGTCCCGCCTCATATTCAGCTAACACTGAAAGAAGTGCTCCGGTATCTAGCGGTGGTTCAACCTTCAACGCACGCGCAAAAGCCCTGCGTTTAACCGCAGAATCAAAACACGAAGTTGTGGGATGAAGCCACGCACCGCGACCCGGAAGTGTGGCCGATTGGTCGGCCACCACCGCACCGTGAGATGCGACAACTCTCAGTAACGAGGTTCTGCTGGCGCTTGCGCGACAACCAACACACGTTCTTACTGCATCCATAATACCCCTACTCTGCAATCCCGCACTCCCCCGCGCCCGCGCACAGCGGGTAGCGAGCAAACGCCCCGGTCAGCCCCGCAGCACACTGGCGTGCGGGACCAACACGGGCGAAGGTTAATCTTCGTCGAGAATGGAGTCGGGCTGGATGTCGATGCGAGCACCCGTGAGCTTGGCAGCAAGGCGGGCGTTCTGCCCTTCCTTACCGATCGCAAGCGACAACTGGTAGTCCGGTACCAGTGCACGAACGGCCTTGGTGGCCTCGTCGATTACGTAGGAGCTCGATACCTTGGCGGGAGAGAGCGCGTTCGCAACAAACTGAGCGAGGTTCTCGGAGTAGTCGACGATATCGATCTTCTCGCTGTTGAGCTCAGCGGTGACGGCGCGAACACGCTGACCGAGTTCACCGATACACGAACCCTTAGCGTTGATGCCCGCTTCGGTGGCACGCACGGCCATCTTGGTGCGGTGCCCGGCTTCGCGAGCAACCGAGGTGATTTCTACCAAACCGCTGGCAATCTCAGGGACCTCAAGCGCGAACAACTTGCGAACGAGCGAAGGGTGCGTTCGGCTGACCGTAATCTGCGGCCCCTTGTCACCCTTATTCACGGCGGTGACGTACACCCGGATGCGCGCACCGTGAGTGTACTCCTCGGTGGGAACTTGCTCTTCGGGAGGCATGAGAGCTTCCACTGTTCCGAGATCAACGTGAATCATGCGCGGGTTGGGGCCCTGCTGAATGACGCCGGCAACAATGTCACCCTCGCGACCCTTGAATTCACCAAGGACCTTGTCGTCACCAATGTCGCGCAAACGCTGGTTGATGACCTGTTTTGCTGCGAACGCAGCAATACGTCCGAAATCACTGGGGCTGTCTTCAGCCTCGCCAATAACCGCACCCTCTTCGTCGTACTCAGGGACCCAGACACTGACGTGGCCGGTTTTGCGGTCGAGCACAACACGAGCGGTTGGCTGCACTTCTACAGCCTTACCTTCGGGAGCCTCAACGTGCTTGAGATAGGCGCTCAAAATCGCCTGCTCAATGATCAGCACCAGTTCTTCGAACGGTATCTCTCGCTCGCGCTCCATCATGCGCAGCACGCTCAAGTCGATATCCATTGAGGACCTCCGATATTCATTTAGGGGTTGTGACTCAGAACCGTCTGCGGCTCCGAACTTGCTAGTTTAGCTGGCTTATTTCGTGAGTGCGGCGACGACGTCGGCAACGGGCGTACTAGTGCGTTCGTTGGTGGCACGATCCCAGACTTCGACCATTCCGTTGGCCGCATCGCGACCAACGATCACGATCATAGGAACGCCCAGAAGCTCAGCATCGCCGAATTTCACGCCGGGCGAGACCTTGGGACGGTCGTCGAACAGCACGTCGAGGCCGGCCTGCTCGAGCGATCCGACCAAAGTTTCCGCCGTCTCGAAGACGACAGCATCCTTGCCCGCGGCGACGATATGAACGTCGAAGGGACTGATGTTTTTGGGCCAGAGCAGGCCCTTGCCATCGTTGGTGGTCTCGGCAATCGCCGCCATCAAGCGCGTGACACCGATTCCGTAGGAGCCCATCGTGACGGTGACGAGCTTGCCATTCTCGTCGAGAACCTTGAGCCCGAGAATCTCGGCGTACTTGCGGCCGAGCTGGAACACGTGACCGATCTCCATGCCGCGAGCGGTCTCAATGGGACCACTTCCGTCAGGAGCAGGATCGCCGGCGCGGACATCCGCCACTTCAACGGTGCCATCAGCGATGAAGTCGCGCCCAGCCACGAGGCCGAGAACGTGCTTCTCGTGAACGTTGGCGCCCGTGATCCACTGGGTACCATCGACCACGCGCGGGTCGAGTACAAAACGCACCCCGGTGGTCGACTTCTCGCCGATAACGGCGCCCTCGGGCGACCACGGCCCGATGTAGCCCTTGACGAAGCCGGGGTTGCCCTCGAGTTTGGCGAGTTCGGCAAAGTCCTTTTCGGTGGCGGGCTCGACCTCAGCCGGAGCGAACGCAACTTCGGCACGCTTCATGTCGACATCGCGGTCACCGGGGAGGCCAACAACGACGAGCTCGCGAGAACCATCAATCGAGGTGAGCGCCAGCACGATGTTCTTGAGCGTGTCCGCAGCCGTCCACGGGCGGTCGTCACGAGGCTGCTGCTCGTTAGCAAGCGCCACGAGAGTGTCAATAGTGGGCGTGTTGGGCGAATCGAACACGAGCGCCGCGGGCAACCCCTCGATCGGCAACGCCGCTGGCGGAGTCGTGCGGTAAGCCTCGACGTTGGCAGCATAGCCACCAGCCGAACGGACAAAGGTGTCTTCGCCAACGGGAGTCGGGTGCAGGAACTCTTCGCTCTTCGAGCCACCCATCGCTCCCGCATCCGCCGACACGACAACGTACTCGAGGCCGAGGCGGTTGAAGATGCGCTCGTACGCGTCACGGTGCTGCTGGTACGAAATGTCGAGACCGGCATCCGTGTAATCGAAGGAGTAGCTGTCCTTCATCGAGAACTCGCGACCACGCAGCA
Proteins encoded in this region:
- a CDS encoding YlxR family protein; amino-acid sequence: MDAVRTCVGCRASASRTSLLRVVASHGAVVADQSATLPGRGAWLHPTTSCFDSAVKRRAFARALKVEPPLDTGALLSVLAEYEAGHQPMSPNEQAD
- the nusA gene encoding transcription termination factor NusA — its product is MDIDLSVLRMMEREREIPFEELVLIIEQAILSAYLKHVEAPEGKAVEVQPTARVVLDRKTGHVSVWVPEYDEEGAVIGEAEDSPSDFGRIAAFAAKQVINQRLRDIGDDKVLGEFKGREGDIVAGVIQQGPNPRMIHVDLGTVEALMPPEEQVPTEEYTHGARIRVYVTAVNKGDKGPQITVSRTHPSLVRKLFALEVPEIASGLVEITSVAREAGHRTKMAVRATEAGINAKGSCIGELGQRVRAVTAELNSEKIDIVDYSENLAQFVANALSPAKVSSSYVIDEATKAVRALVPDYQLSLAIGKEGQNARLAAKLTGARIDIQPDSILDED
- a CDS encoding proline--tRNA ligase; this encodes MSTRLSQLFVRTLREDPVDAEVASHRLLVRAGYIRRQAPGVFAWLPLGLKVRRKIEAVIREELETFGAQEVLFPALLPREPYELTGRWTEYGDGIFRLKDRKDADYLLAPTHEEVFTLLVKDLYSSYKDLPLSIYQIQDKYRDEARPRAGLLRGREFSMKDSYSFDYTDAGLDISYQQHRDAYERIFNRLGLEYVVVSADAGAMGGSKSEEFLHPTPVGEDTFVRSAGGYAANVEAYRTTPPAALPIEGLPAALVFDSPNTPTIDTLVALANEQQPRDDRPWTAADTLKNIVLALTSIDGSRELVVVGLPGDRDVDMKRAEVAFAPAEVEPATEKDFAELAKLEGNPGFVKGYIGPWSPEGAVIGEKSTTGVRFVLDPRVVDGTQWITGANVHEKHVLGLVAGRDFIADGTVEVADVRAGDPAPDGSGPIETARGMEIGHVFQLGRKYAEILGLKVLDENGKLVTVTMGSYGIGVTRLMAAIAETTNDGKGLLWPKNISPFDVHIVAAGKDAVVFETAETLVGSLEQAGLDVLFDDRPKVSPGVKFGDAELLGVPMIVIVGRDAANGMVEVWDRATNERTSTPVADVVAALTK